Proteins from one Clostridium cellulovorans 743B genomic window:
- a CDS encoding sulfate adenylyltransferase subunit 1: MSEKQNTLKIVVVGHVDHGKSTVIGRLLHDTQSLPEGTINKVKRIAKETGKPFEYAYLLDAFEEEQKQGITIDTTQIQFQTKKRDYVIIDAPGHKEFLKNMISGAANAEAALLVIDVKEGVQEQSKRHAYILSLLGIKKVYVVLNKMDLVDYSEEVFNDVSTAMNKFLGELDVYPLAYIPVSAYYGENILDDSTKMPWYKGQSIINAIDSLENEKGIEERSLRFPIQDVYKFDDRRIIAGRIESGKLKVGDEIVIYPEGKKTQVKTIEYWVEKDKKDEIKAGESVGITVTDEFFNKRGEIITKAENPPFISNSFRANIFWMGKNDLVKNKKYKIKLTTQEVEGEIDKIIKVIDASSLNSNEEVSKVVLNDVAEVIIKTKEPVVFDAFKDSQITGRFVIVDGYDVAGGGIVVKSEEGEVVQGLETFKFQGVKARGDIFEEFYYDVESQTVNKEIATTNTYTVGDSLPLKGESYEYPSYFDILVIRDKVAIAVRDGKVNNIVALEDYQYSGYPLTNGRGFEIKAKTSEEIKDFVEGYSNIDEKTEAEYLNKWVNFDTYRKVVFRFDK, encoded by the coding sequence ATGAGTGAAAAACAAAATACTTTAAAAATAGTTGTGGTTGGACACGTTGACCACGGTAAATCAACAGTAATAGGACGTTTACTTCATGATACACAATCGCTACCAGAAGGTACTATCAACAAGGTTAAAAGAATTGCAAAAGAGACAGGAAAGCCTTTTGAGTATGCTTATCTTTTAGATGCTTTTGAAGAAGAACAAAAGCAAGGTATTACAATTGATACAACTCAAATTCAGTTTCAAACCAAAAAGAGAGATTATGTTATAATTGATGCCCCAGGTCATAAAGAGTTCTTAAAAAATATGATATCTGGTGCTGCTAATGCAGAGGCTGCATTACTTGTTATTGATGTTAAAGAAGGAGTTCAAGAACAATCAAAGAGACACGCTTATATTCTTTCCTTGCTTGGTATTAAGAAGGTATATGTAGTATTAAATAAGATGGATTTAGTTGATTATTCTGAAGAAGTATTCAATGATGTATCAACAGCTATGAATAAGTTCCTAGGAGAATTAGACGTTTATCCACTTGCATATATTCCTGTATCCGCATACTATGGTGAAAATATTTTAGATGATTCAACTAAGATGCCTTGGTATAAAGGACAATCAATAATAAATGCTATAGATAGTCTTGAAAATGAAAAAGGGATAGAAGAGAGATCTTTAAGATTTCCGATTCAAGATGTGTACAAGTTCGATGATAGACGTATTATAGCTGGACGTATTGAAAGTGGGAAATTAAAAGTTGGCGATGAAATTGTTATCTATCCAGAAGGTAAAAAGACTCAGGTAAAAACCATTGAGTACTGGGTAGAAAAAGATAAAAAAGATGAAATAAAAGCTGGAGAATCTGTTGGTATTACTGTTACAGATGAGTTCTTCAATAAACGTGGAGAAATTATTACTAAGGCAGAAAACCCTCCTTTTATATCTAACTCTTTTAGAGCAAATATTTTCTGGATGGGTAAAAATGATTTAGTTAAGAACAAGAAATACAAAATTAAGCTTACAACTCAAGAGGTTGAAGGTGAAATTGATAAAATTATTAAAGTTATCGATGCTTCTAGCTTAAATAGTAATGAAGAAGTAAGTAAAGTAGTTTTAAATGACGTAGCGGAAGTAATCATAAAGACAAAAGAACCAGTAGTCTTTGATGCGTTCAAAGATAGTCAAATTACTGGAAGATTTGTAATTGTTGATGGTTATGATGTTGCTGGTGGTGGTATTGTTGTTAAGAGCGAGGAAGGCGAAGTAGTACAAGGGTTAGAAACTTTCAAGTTCCAAGGCGTAAAAGCAAGAGGAGATATCTTTGAAGAATTCTATTATGACGTAGAAAGTCAAACAGTAAACAAAGAAATCGCTACTACTAATACCTATACTGTTGGAGATTCTTTACCATTAAAGGGTGAAAGCTATGAATACCCTAGCTATTTCGATATCTTAGTTATTAGAGATAAGGTTGCGATTGCAGTTAGAGATGGTAAGGTTAATAACATTGTAGCTTTAGAGGATTATCAATATTCAGGATATCCGTTAACTAATGGAAGAGGTTTTGAAATTAAAGCTAAAACTTCTGAAGAAATTAAAGATTTCGTAGAAGGTTATAGTAATATAGATGAAAAGACAGAAGCTGAGTATTTAAATAAATGGGTTAACTTTGATACTTATAGAAAAGTAGTTTTCCGTTTTGATAAATAG
- a CDS encoding DMT family transporter, giving the protein MDNKRKALPYLTAFMSSIIFGLSFLFTKRALDVSSPITLVAFRFLIATIVMTALILFKVIKVNYKNKPLGWLFLLAMFEPVIYFIFETYGLQYTASSIGGLMISLIPIAVTILGVYFLKEKPTVKQVIFILTSVSGVALIGIMGSSGDTNNSLLGILLMFGAVMSAAFFTIISRKISNQFNAIEITYFMMITGAVCFNVISLFEHIINKNLSAYLEPLKSTTFLSSVFYLGILSSIIAYFLINFSLSKLEASKTTVFSNISTIVSIFAGVIFLRESFHLYHAVGSVLILLGVWGTSHYSR; this is encoded by the coding sequence GTGGATAATAAAAGAAAAGCACTTCCATATTTAACTGCATTTATGAGCTCGATTATATTTGGTCTAAGTTTTTTATTTACTAAGAGGGCATTGGATGTATCAAGTCCCATTACTTTAGTAGCCTTTAGATTTCTTATAGCTACTATTGTTATGACGGCTCTTATTTTATTTAAAGTAATAAAAGTAAATTATAAAAATAAGCCATTAGGGTGGCTTTTTCTACTTGCAATGTTTGAGCCAGTAATTTATTTTATTTTTGAAACTTATGGGCTTCAATATACAGCTTCGTCTATAGGTGGCTTGATGATTTCTCTTATACCAATAGCTGTAACAATATTAGGAGTATATTTCTTAAAAGAAAAACCAACTGTGAAGCAAGTAATATTTATATTAACATCTGTATCAGGTGTAGCCTTGATTGGTATTATGGGAAGTTCAGGAGACACAAACAACTCTTTGTTAGGAATACTACTAATGTTTGGAGCTGTAATGTCTGCAGCATTCTTCACTATAATATCTAGAAAAATATCCAACCAATTTAATGCTATTGAAATAACCTATTTTATGATGATAACAGGAGCGGTTTGTTTTAATGTTATATCATTGTTTGAGCATATAATAAATAAAAACTTATCAGCATACCTTGAACCTTTAAAAAGTACAACATTTTTAAGTTCTGTTTTTTATCTTGGAATTCTATCATCTATAATTGCATATTTTTTAATAAATTTTTCTCTATCAAAGTTAGAAGCATCTAAAACTACTGTGTTTTCTAATATATCTACAATAGTTTCGATATTTGCTGGTGTGATATTTTTAAGAGAAAGTTTTCATCTTTATCATGCAGTAGGTTCTGTGTTGATTTTGCTTGGTGTATGGGGTACAAGCCATTATAGCAGATAA
- a CDS encoding 4Fe-4S dicluster domain-containing protein, whose product MSISIDKSLCVGCKQCSEVCPGNLIRIDENNKAFIKYPKDCWGCVSCVKECKVNAIKFYLGADIGGRGSLAYTKEEKDITHWVIEEKYGTVKTIDVNKKSANAY is encoded by the coding sequence ATGAGCATATCGATTGATAAATCACTTTGTGTTGGTTGCAAGCAATGCAGTGAAGTCTGTCCAGGTAACTTAATAAGAATTGATGAAAACAACAAAGCATTTATAAAGTATCCTAAAGATTGCTGGGGCTGCGTTTCCTGTGTTAAGGAATGCAAGGTAAATGCGATTAAGTTCTATCTTGGTGCTGATATTGGAGGTAGAGGAAGCTTGGCTTATACCAAAGAAGAGAAGGATATAACTCATTGGGTCATTGAAGAAAAATATGGCACAGTTAAAACAATAGATGTAAATAAAAAGAGTGCAAATGCATATTAA
- the cysT gene encoding sulfate ABC transporter permease subunit CysT, which produces MKKQKRVIPGFGLSLGVTLTFLSLIVLIPIASVIIKGTDMGFGGFLKIVFDERVLASYKVSMLSALVAALINSVFGLILAWVLVRYNFPLKRIMDGVIDLPFALPTAVAGIALTTLYSQNGLLGSFFYKFGIKIAFTPLGIIIAMTFIGIPFVVRTVQPVLEELDFQFEEAARMLGASRRTTFFKVIFPEVFPALLTGFGLAFARALGEYGSVVFISGNKPMKTEIPPFLIMSKLEQYDYSGATAIAIVMLLISFLVLFLMNVVQVRANKFSKS; this is translated from the coding sequence ATGAAAAAGCAAAAAAGAGTTATACCTGGTTTTGGACTTTCCTTAGGAGTTACATTAACCTTCCTTAGTTTAATTGTTTTGATTCCTATAGCCTCTGTTATCATAAAAGGCACAGATATGGGTTTTGGAGGTTTTCTTAAGATAGTCTTTGATGAAAGAGTTTTAGCGTCATATAAAGTAAGTATGTTAAGTGCCCTTGTAGCAGCCTTAATAAATAGTGTCTTTGGTCTTATTTTAGCTTGGGTACTTGTAAGATATAATTTCCCACTAAAGAGAATAATGGATGGAGTTATCGATTTACCTTTTGCTTTGCCTACAGCAGTTGCTGGTATAGCACTTACAACTTTGTATTCACAAAATGGTCTACTTGGAAGCTTCTTTTATAAGTTTGGTATTAAGATTGCATTTACACCTTTAGGAATTATTATAGCTATGACATTTATTGGTATACCTTTTGTTGTTAGAACAGTGCAGCCAGTGTTAGAGGAATTAGATTTTCAATTTGAGGAAGCAGCAAGAATGCTTGGAGCTAGCAGAAGAACGACCTTCTTCAAAGTGATTTTCCCTGAAGTTTTTCCAGCATTATTAACAGGATTTGGACTAGCGTTTGCTAGAGCACTTGGGGAATACGGAAGCGTTGTTTTTATATCAGGGAACAAACCTATGAAAACAGAAATCCCACCATTTTTAATCATGAGTAAACTTGAACAGTATGATTACAGTGGGGCTACAGCAATTGCAATAGTCATGTTATTAATATCATTTTTAGTATTATTTCTTATGAATGTTGTACAAGTGCGTGCTAACAAATTCAGCAAGTCTTGA
- a CDS encoding GNAT family N-acetyltransferase, protein MNYTIENIVQEDWESIANIYLEGISTGKATFQTDVPTWEQWDSSHTRTCRLVARLDDKILGWSALSPTSSRCVYAGVAEVSIYIGKEFRGQGIGTSLLNRLISLSEENGFWTLQSGIIRENVESIELHKNCGFREIGVREKLGKMSNGKWHDVVLMERRSKITGIS, encoded by the coding sequence ATGAATTATACTATCGAAAATATTGTACAAGAAGATTGGGAAAGCATTGCTAATATATACTTAGAAGGGATTAGTACAGGAAAAGCTACATTTCAAACAGATGTACCTACCTGGGAGCAATGGGATAGTAGCCATACTAGAACTTGCAGATTAGTGGCTCGTTTAGATGACAAGATATTAGGCTGGTCAGCATTAAGTCCAACTTCTAGTAGATGTGTATATGCTGGAGTTGCAGAAGTCAGCATATATATTGGAAAGGAATTTAGAGGTCAAGGTATAGGAACCTCTCTTTTAAATAGATTAATTAGTTTATCAGAAGAAAATGGTTTTTGGACTTTGCAATCTGGGATAATAAGAGAAAATGTTGAAAGCATAGAATTACATAAAAATTGTGGTTTTAGAGAAATTGGAGTAAGAGAAAAATTAGGAAAGATGAGTAATGGAAAATGGCATGATGTTGTTCTCATGGAGCGTAGGAGTAAAATAACTGGAATAAGTTAA
- the cysD gene encoding sulfate adenylyltransferase subunit CysD, translating to MDHLDLLEAQSIFILREAYKKLGKLGMLWSIGKDSTVLLWLAKKAFYGHCPFPFIHVDTTYKIPEMIQYRDRVAKELNLDLIVHTNKEAIEAGMGPDQGRLVCCKALKTEALQDVVRVYGFEGLIVGVRRDEEGSRSKERVFSERNKEYEWDYSNQPPELWDQFKTDFPKGNHIRVHPLLHWNELDIWEYIKRENIPIIDLYFSKNGERYRSLGCAPCTGRIKSEAKNLDEIIEELRHTTTGERAGRAQDQEDSYAMQKLRKDGYM from the coding sequence ATGGATCATTTAGATTTATTAGAGGCGCAAAGTATTTTTATATTAAGAGAAGCATACAAAAAATTAGGTAAACTCGGAATGCTTTGGTCAATTGGTAAGGATTCTACAGTTTTATTATGGCTAGCTAAGAAAGCTTTTTATGGACACTGTCCATTCCCATTTATACATGTTGATACAACTTATAAAATTCCAGAAATGATACAATACAGAGACCGTGTTGCTAAAGAATTAAATTTAGATTTAATTGTTCACACAAATAAAGAAGCTATTGAAGCTGGAATGGGTCCTGACCAAGGTAGATTAGTTTGTTGTAAAGCTCTTAAAACAGAAGCACTTCAGGATGTTGTTAGAGTTTACGGCTTTGAGGGACTTATTGTTGGAGTTAGACGTGATGAAGAAGGTTCACGTTCAAAAGAAAGAGTATTTAGTGAAAGAAACAAAGAGTACGAGTGGGATTATTCAAATCAACCACCAGAGCTTTGGGATCAATTTAAGACAGACTTCCCTAAGGGAAATCATATAAGAGTTCATCCTCTTTTACATTGGAATGAGTTAGATATTTGGGAATATATAAAAAGAGAAAATATTCCTATCATAGATTTATATTTCTCAAAAAACGGAGAAAGATACAGAAGCCTTGGTTGTGCTCCATGTACTGGAAGAATTAAATCGGAGGCAAAAAATCTTGATGAAATCATTGAAGAATTGAGGCATACAACCACTGGGGAACGTGCTGGACGTGCTCAAGACCAAGAAGATTCTTATGCAATGCAAAAGCTTCGTAAGGATGGATATATGTAA
- a CDS encoding sulfate ABC transporter substrate-binding protein produces the protein MRKNRFLSIALSAILLGAILTGCGSSSSGSDKQNSSSGVELLNVSYDPTREFYTEYNRAFIKYWGEKTGQDITINQSHGGSGKQGRSVIEGLEGDVVTLALAYDIDEISNAGLINKDWQGEFQNNSTPYTSTIVFLVRKGNPKGIKDWDDLVKEGVSVITPNPKTSGGARWNYLAAWAYALNKNNGSEDDAKSFVGDLYKNVEVLDSGARGATTTFVERGIGDVLIAWENEAYLSLNELGSDKFEIVVPSISILAEPPVAIVDEVAEKKGTTEVAKAYLEYLYSDEGQEIIAKNYYRPRNSKIAEKYKNTFKDVKLFTVDDTFGGWTKAQATHFADGGVFDEIYSPK, from the coding sequence ATGAGGAAAAACAGATTTTTAAGTATAGCATTATCGGCAATATTATTAGGAGCTATATTAACTGGATGCGGTTCATCATCTTCAGGTAGTGATAAACAGAATAGTTCTTCTGGAGTTGAATTATTGAATGTTTCATACGATCCTACTAGAGAATTTTATACAGAATATAATAGGGCTTTTATAAAGTACTGGGGGGAGAAAACTGGACAAGATATTACGATAAACCAATCGCATGGTGGTTCTGGAAAGCAAGGTCGTTCTGTAATTGAAGGATTAGAAGGTGATGTAGTTACCTTAGCACTAGCCTATGATATAGATGAAATTAGCAATGCAGGGCTTATTAACAAGGATTGGCAAGGGGAATTTCAAAATAATAGCACTCCATATACATCTACAATAGTTTTTCTAGTGAGAAAGGGAAATCCTAAGGGTATTAAAGACTGGGATGATTTGGTTAAAGAAGGGGTTTCCGTTATAACACCAAATCCTAAAACTTCTGGTGGAGCTAGATGGAACTACTTAGCAGCTTGGGCATATGCACTAAATAAGAACAACGGAAGTGAAGATGACGCTAAAAGTTTTGTAGGAGATCTTTATAAAAACGTTGAAGTGCTGGATTCAGGTGCTAGAGGGGCAACAACAACTTTTGTTGAAAGAGGTATTGGTGATGTATTAATAGCTTGGGAAAATGAGGCTTATCTTTCTCTGAATGAATTAGGAAGTGATAAGTTTGAAATAGTTGTTCCATCTATCAGCATTTTAGCAGAGCCACCAGTTGCCATAGTTGATGAAGTTGCAGAGAAAAAAGGAACAACGGAAGTAGCTAAAGCATACTTAGAGTACTTATATAGTGATGAAGGACAAGAAATAATAGCTAAAAATTATTATCGTCCTAGAAATTCCAAAATAGCAGAAAAATATAAGAATACTTTTAAAGACGTTAAGTTATTTACTGTAGATGATACTTTTGGTGGTTGGACAAAGGCTCAAGCTACACACTTTGCAGATGGTGGGGTATTTGATGAAATATATTCCCCTAAATAA
- a CDS encoding sulfate/molybdate ABC transporter ATP-binding protein, whose translation MYVELKNIKKTFKDFKASDDVSFGIEKGKLIGLLGPSGSGKTTILRMIAGLETPDSGDIIIDGVRVNDIEAGKRGIGFVFQSYALFRHMTVFDNIAFGLNVQKQDKKKIKARVEELIKLIGLEGMEKRYPHQLSGGQRQRVAFARALAPNPHLLLLDEPFAAIDAKVRQELRTWLKKTISELNITSIFVTHDQDEAIEVADEIIVTNKGRIEQKGTPMEIYKNPKTPFVAQFIGESAVIEDYSKLKGFGDSKFTKAIVRPEFIQLAKNKAELKYIHPVEEGIVEDVAFRGSSIQITFKVGDITLTAYRSLEHDPIKVGDKVFALIFRLYVFNDTEAYILENNAMTDPMPVFI comes from the coding sequence ATGTACGTTGAACTGAAGAATATTAAAAAAACCTTCAAGGATTTTAAGGCATCTGATGACGTAAGTTTTGGAATTGAAAAGGGAAAGCTTATTGGTTTGCTTGGACCTAGTGGTAGTGGTAAAACCACAATTCTTAGAATGATTGCAGGTCTTGAAACTCCTGACTCTGGGGATATCATCATAGATGGTGTAAGAGTTAATGATATTGAGGCAGGGAAAAGAGGAATAGGTTTTGTTTTTCAAAGTTATGCATTATTTAGACATATGACAGTTTTTGATAACATAGCCTTTGGTCTTAATGTCCAAAAGCAAGATAAAAAGAAAATTAAAGCTCGTGTTGAAGAATTAATAAAACTTATTGGGTTAGAAGGGATGGAAAAAAGATATCCTCATCAACTTTCAGGAGGACAAAGGCAAAGAGTTGCTTTTGCTAGAGCTTTAGCTCCTAATCCTCATTTATTGCTACTTGATGAACCATTCGCTGCTATCGATGCCAAGGTACGTCAGGAACTTAGAACTTGGCTTAAGAAAACTATTTCTGAATTAAACATTACTAGTATATTTGTAACTCATGATCAAGATGAAGCTATTGAGGTTGCAGATGAAATTATAGTAACTAACAAAGGTAGAATTGAACAAAAGGGAACCCCTATGGAAATATATAAAAATCCGAAAACTCCATTTGTAGCACAATTTATTGGAGAGTCAGCGGTTATTGAGGATTATTCAAAGCTTAAAGGTTTTGGTGATTCAAAGTTCACAAAGGCAATTGTGAGACCAGAGTTTATTCAATTAGCTAAGAATAAAGCAGAACTTAAATATATTCATCCAGTGGAAGAAGGGATAGTTGAGGATGTTGCTTTTAGAGGAAGTAGTATACAGATAACTTTTAAGGTTGGAGATATAACTTTAACAGCATACAGATCCTTAGAACATGATCCTATAAAAGTTGGCGACAAGGTTTTTGCTTTGATATTTAGACTATATGTATTTAATGATACAGAAGCTTATATACTTGAAAACAACGCTATGACTGATCCAATGCCAGTATTTATTTAG
- the cysW gene encoding sulfate ABC transporter permease subunit CysW yields MKKELKTENTITKWILIFISVAFLILMLGFPLAVVMIEALKKGFGAYVKAITDNYTLKAVSLTLLATLVATIVNTIFGIFAAWAITKFKFKNKNILTTLIDIPFAISPVIAGLIFILTFGRIGWLNGLLSAIDAKIVFAIPGIILATIFVTFPFVSREIIPLMNSQGTDEEEAAAMMGASGFKIFTKITLPNIKWGLIYGIILCTARAMGEFGAVSVVSGHIRGKTNTLPLHVEILYNEYQFSAAFAVSSLLVIIAIVVLILRNIVEWKAKKGDL; encoded by the coding sequence TTGAAAAAAGAATTAAAAACAGAAAATACAATAACAAAATGGATTCTTATTTTTATAAGTGTTGCCTTTTTAATATTGATGTTAGGGTTTCCTCTTGCTGTTGTAATGATTGAAGCACTTAAAAAAGGTTTTGGTGCTTATGTTAAGGCCATAACAGATAATTATACTTTAAAAGCAGTGTCCCTTACCTTGCTTGCTACACTAGTAGCCACAATAGTAAACACGATATTTGGTATTTTTGCTGCATGGGCTATTACTAAGTTTAAATTTAAAAATAAAAATATATTAACTACATTGATAGATATACCTTTCGCCATATCTCCTGTAATTGCTGGACTTATATTTATATTAACCTTTGGACGTATCGGATGGCTTAATGGTTTATTATCTGCAATTGATGCAAAAATAGTTTTTGCTATTCCAGGAATTATTTTAGCTACGATTTTCGTTACGTTCCCATTTGTATCAAGAGAAATAATTCCACTTATGAATTCTCAAGGAACAGATGAAGAAGAAGCTGCGGCAATGATGGGAGCTAGTGGGTTTAAAATCTTCACGAAAATAACTCTTCCTAATATTAAATGGGGACTTATTTATGGAATTATACTTTGTACTGCAAGAGCTATGGGAGAGTTTGGAGCTGTTTCTGTTGTATCAGGACATATCAGAGGAAAAACTAATACATTGCCTTTGCATGTAGAGATTTTATATAATGAATATCAATTTTCAGCAGCCTTTGCTGTTTCATCACTTTTAGTAATAATCGCAATAGTTGTCTTGATTTTGAGAAATATAGTTGAATGGAAAGCTAAGAAGGGGGACTTATAA
- a CDS encoding adenylyl-sulfate reductase subunit alpha, producing MKINKLSTDILIIGGGTAGCYAAITISESSDAKVIIAEKANIKRSGCLAAGVNAINAYIVKGNKPEDYVDYAKKDADNIVREDLLLTMAERLNDVTKKLEDLGLVILKDENGQYVARGNRNIKINGENIKPILADAVNKLHNVAVINKINIIDFILEDGKVVGAYGIGVNEEVFYVIEAKAVICATGGASGLYRPNNPGFSRHKMWYSPFNTGAGYAMGIRAGAEMTTFEMRFIALRCKDTIAPTGTIAQGVGAKQVNSLGEEYESKYGITTSQRVYGTVQENLAGRGPCYLKTEGISAVQDDQLLKAYLNMAPSQTLKWIEENKKPSEQNVEIEGTEPYIVGGHTASGYWIDTKRATTIKGLYAAGDVAGGCPQKYVTGALVEGEIAANSALEYINGYEKIEIKENIIDKRFNEVTAMFSKEDSIYDVEKLEDAMQKVMDNYAGGIKTNYQYNEKQLNLADEKIDNIIRLSEGIKAKDIDDLVQIFELKDRLVVCKSVIAHLRARKETRWHSFAENLDYPEKDDSWLKYVNSKVVDGNLEIIYRDLVYRGEIYEHID from the coding sequence ATGAAGATTAATAAATTAAGTACGGATATTTTAATTATAGGTGGTGGAACTGCAGGATGTTACGCTGCAATAACAATTTCTGAAAGTTCTGATGCTAAGGTGATTATTGCTGAAAAAGCAAATATAAAACGAAGTGGCTGCTTAGCAGCTGGTGTTAATGCTATTAATGCCTATATTGTTAAAGGAAATAAACCAGAAGATTATGTTGATTATGCAAAGAAGGATGCTGACAATATTGTTCGTGAGGATTTACTTTTAACTATGGCTGAAAGATTAAATGATGTAACAAAAAAACTTGAGGATTTAGGGTTAGTAATTTTAAAGGATGAGAATGGCCAATATGTAGCAAGAGGAAATAGAAATATCAAAATCAATGGTGAAAATATTAAACCAATCTTAGCAGATGCTGTAAACAAGCTACACAATGTTGCAGTGATAAATAAAATCAATATCATTGATTTTATTTTAGAAGACGGAAAAGTAGTAGGTGCCTATGGTATAGGGGTTAACGAGGAAGTCTTTTATGTAATAGAAGCAAAAGCTGTTATATGTGCAACTGGTGGTGCTTCTGGACTTTACAGACCAAATAATCCAGGGTTCTCAAGACATAAAATGTGGTACAGTCCATTTAATACAGGTGCTGGTTATGCAATGGGTATAAGAGCCGGGGCTGAAATGACTACCTTCGAGATGAGATTTATTGCTCTAAGATGTAAAGATACCATTGCGCCAACAGGTACAATAGCTCAAGGTGTTGGAGCAAAACAAGTGAATTCTCTAGGAGAAGAATATGAGAGTAAATATGGAATTACAACTTCTCAGCGTGTTTATGGAACAGTTCAAGAAAATTTAGCTGGAAGAGGTCCATGCTATCTAAAGACTGAAGGAATTTCAGCGGTGCAAGATGATCAGTTGCTAAAGGCGTATTTAAATATGGCTCCTAGTCAAACACTTAAGTGGATAGAAGAAAATAAGAAACCTAGTGAACAGAATGTAGAAATTGAGGGAACAGAACCATACATTGTAGGTGGTCATACAGCTAGTGGTTATTGGATAGATACTAAAAGAGCAACCACTATTAAGGGCTTATATGCAGCTGGTGATGTAGCTGGTGGATGTCCTCAAAAATATGTTACTGGTGCATTAGTAGAAGGTGAAATAGCTGCTAATTCAGCTTTAGAATATATAAATGGCTATGAAAAGATAGAAATCAAAGAGAATATCATCGATAAGAGATTTAATGAAGTTACTGCAATGTTTAGTAAAGAAGATTCTATATATGATGTAGAAAAGTTAGAAGACGCTATGCAAAAAGTTATGGACAACTATGCAGGCGGAATAAAAACCAACTATCAATACAATGAGAAACAATTAAACCTTGCAGATGAAAAGATTGATAACATAATAAGACTTAGCGAAGGGATTAAAGCTAAAGACATTGATGATTTAGTGCAGATTTTTGAGTTAAAAGATAGATTGGTAGTTTGTAAAAGTGTTATTGCTCATCTAAGAGCAAGAAAAGAAACAAGATGGCATAGCTTTGCTGAAAATTTAGATTATCCAGAGAAGGATGATTCATGGCTTAAATATGTAAATTCCAAAGTTGTTGATGGAAACCTTGAAATAATCTACAGAGACTTAGTTTACAGAGGTGAGATATATGAGCATATCGATTGA
- a CDS encoding MarR family winged helix-turn-helix transcriptional regulator — protein MNNQGSGYLRELIRILARHLGVLEKEDSNCSGVTTSQCHAIVEVGRAGEISLNELADILTLDKSTMSRTINNLVDKKLVIREIDPTDRRYVMIKLTDEGMKIFNDIESSMNQYYGIVFNNLPENKREQVLESLNLLIDAVDKK, from the coding sequence ATGAATAATCAAGGTAGTGGTTATCTTCGAGAATTGATAAGAATATTAGCAAGACATTTGGGGGTATTAGAAAAGGAAGATTCAAATTGTTCTGGAGTTACTACTTCACAATGCCATGCCATTGTAGAAGTGGGAAGAGCAGGAGAAATTTCTTTAAATGAGCTTGCAGATATATTAACTCTAGATAAAAGTACTATGAGTAGAACGATAAACAATCTTGTTGATAAGAAATTAGTCATTAGAGAAATTGATCCAACGGATAGAAGATACGTGATGATTAAATTAACTGATGAAGGTATGAAAATATTTAATGATATTGAAAGCAGTATGAATCAGTACTATGGTATTGTTTTTAATAATCTACCTGAAAATAAAAGAGAACAAGTGTTGGAGAGTTTAAACTTATTAATCGATGCTGTAGATAAAAAATAA